GTTAGTATTCCAAAAAGTATAATAATTGTGACGTGGTGTACCTTCAAAGAAAAACCTAGTTACATCTCAGTCaaaaaaagtatatatttttcaAAGACTTTTAAGAGTCTTTTGCAagtttattgaatggcagattttcCTCAGTTTGATGATTTCAACAATTACAGCCTGTGGAATCCTTAAACAGTTCACCCTTTAGGGAAGCATAGAATTCCTGACAGCATGTCCCGAATTTCCATGTTTAACTGTAtacatgtggagaaagtgaggactgcagatgttggagatcagagtcagagtgtggtgctggaaaagcacagcaggtcaggcagtgtccgaggagcaggcgagttggtgtttccagcataagctcaTCATTAGGAATTcttcccgatgctgcctgaccggctgtgcttttccagtatcccACTCTTGGACTGTGGATATGTGGACTCAGTGTTGTCCATTTCTGAGTTGTGATGAGTGTGACTGCTGACGGTTTTATTGTCGTTGCACTCTCAAAATAGAAGCCTTTCTTTGATTTATTCTTAGAAGTCTAGGTGGAAGTGTAGCACATTAACCTTTAATAAATTGTTGAAACCATTAATATTAAATAGATTTTGCTGAACTGGCAGAAATATTGTTAAATCGTGAATCCTGCTCACAAACGTGTTGATGTATTAATCTTGAAACTATTTTCAATAAAttacaattattttaataaatataatCTGTaacatataatttttaaaatgttagagGGTTGTTAGAGGGTCTGTTTGTCAAACCTCTACTCACATGCTTACAGCCCTAACTTCCTTACAGACTGTATGAAGCGGAGATTGAAGAGATTGACCAAGAAAATGGTACAGCTGCAATCACATTTTCTGGATACGGTAATGCTGATGTGCTTCCCTTGGTCAACCTGAAACCTGTTGAAGAAGGAAATGATTCTGAAGAGCTGGGTGGTGACAAACCCAAATCAAAGTGAGTACTGGCGGCCAgctctctcaaacaaaaacaaattactggaaaaactcagcatgtttggcagcatctgtggagggcgAAAACAGTCACTATTTCGAGTTCAGTGGCTCTTTAACTCTGATTCCAGTGTCCTTTCTCCTTCAGAGTTCTCCTTCAGAGTTCTCCTTCACACGTGCTGCTAGACCTGAGCTGCTCCAGCAATTTtgattgttttttgtttcagaatttcagcatccgcagttttgttttattcttgttTCTAATGTTTAGGATAGTGCATCTTAAGTTGTAACATTTTCTTGGTGGATTTTGAATTTGGCTGTTTACAGGAAGGAAATGGTTGCTCAACAGAGGGAGTATAAGAAGaagaaagcattaaaaaaagCTCAGAGAATGAAGGAGCTTGAACAGGAGCGTGAGGAACAAAAAGTAAAATGGCAGCAGTTTAATAACAGAGCCTATTCCAAGAACAAAAAAGGACAGGTATGTATTGTGCACAAGAACAATTATTTCTAAAGATCTTTTTTTGCTGGTTATTGCCTCTGTCATCCTGAGTACCAGCTCCCGTGATTGCAAGGGTGCTGTAGCATGACATTTaaatggtgatttttaaaaaaattatttagaTCATTATCTTTCCAAAGCATGATTCTATCTTCACCAAATATTCTTGTACATTTCACACAGGAATGACTGGGTGGCATTCCGCTGTGATACTTTATTTTTCCTTAATGCAGCAGGACTGGACCTAACCATTGGGCGATGGggacctgaattgtagctccattgtacaggaggttgagagtagtgaggtcaggaataaggtttcaaggtcggtGGGGTgtaccagcaagcaggaaggtggtttgaagtgtgtctacttcaatgccagagcatccagaataaggtgggtgaacttgcagcatgggttggcacctgggactttgatgttgtggccatttcagagacatggatagagcaggtacaggaatggttgttgcagattctgggatttagatgtttcagtaagagcagggaaggtggtaaaagagggaaagtgtggcattgttagtcaggGACAGTAGAAAGGACggttgatgaggacttgtctactgaggtcaTTTGGGCtgtggttagaaacaggaaagcagatgttaccctgttgggtgttttctgtaggcctctgaaaaattccagatttgtagaggaaaggattgcaa
The sequence above is drawn from the Chiloscyllium plagiosum isolate BGI_BamShark_2017 chromosome 22, ASM401019v2, whole genome shotgun sequence genome and encodes:
- the smndc1 gene encoding survival of motor neuron-related-splicing factor 30 isoform X2, whose protein sequence is MEVIELTRDLLSNQPSVAAANADNSANSIPSHKWKTGDKCMAVWNEDGQLYEAEIEEIDQENGTAAITFSGYGNADVLPLVNLKPVEEGNDSEELGGDKPKSKKEMVAQQREYKKKKALKKAQRMKELEQEREEQKVKWQQFNNRAYSKNKKGQVKKSIFASPESVTGKVGVGTCGIADRPMTQYQDTSKYNVRHLMPQ